TGAAAGAAGCCTCCGCTATGGTCTCCGGTATGGATATAATCGTTGATACCGGAACTCGCCCTGTCGGTGAACAGGAACTGATCTTTCTCCTGCAGCATTTGATCTGGGCCGAGTGCCTTAGGGTGTCTTTCTGGAGGTGCGAAAACTCAGCTACAAACGAGTTGATTTCCAAAGGCGGTTTCAAGTTAGAGATTCCTCCTGCTCAAATAAACTCTCAAGATTATGATGCCCTAGTTATAGACAGGTCCCTTCGCTCAGGTCAGAGGATATCCCATCCTGGGGATGTTCTCGTGATGGGAAACGTCCACGACGGAGCCGAAGTCTCGGCAAACGGAAATGTATGCGTCTTTGGCCGTCTTTCGGGGGTTGTCCACGCAGGTGCGGACGGAGATGACAGACGTTTTATAACCGCCGATAATTTTAACGCCAGACAGATCAGGATAGGCAATAAGGTAAGTAACGATGTTGACCTATCCGATCATAGTTGGTGGGGCAGACCGGTGATAATATCCGTAGAAAGAGGTTCTTTTCAGATAACCGAAAGAAAATAATTATAACTTTTTGATAGGGGATGTGGCTTTTGGACGCAAGGGTGATAGTTGTTACATCGGGTAAGGGAGGGGTTGGCAAGACGACTACTACCGCCAACGTCTCTATGGCCCTGGCTAAAAGGGGATATAAAGTCGTGGCGGTGGACGCCGATATAGGCCTCAGAAATTTGGACGTTATTCTGGGGTTGGAGAACCGTATACTGTACAATCTGGTGGACGTGGTGGAGGGAACCTGCTCCTTAAGGCAGGCTATGGTTAAAGACAAAAGGGTAGAAGGTCTTTATATGCTTCCTGCTGCCCAGACGAGGACCAAAGACTCTGTGCTGCCTGAGCAGATGAAGTCTTTATGCGATGAGCTCAAAAAAGACTTTGATTTTGTGGTGCTTGATAGTCCTGCAGGTATAGAAGGCGGTTTTCAGAACGCCGCTGCCGGTGCTAGAGAAGCGCTGGTAGTGACGACCCCTGATGTCTCTGCCGTAAGGGACGCCGATCGTATTATAGGAATGCTAGAGTCTCTCGGTAAAATGCCCATAAAATTGATAGTAAACAGGATAAGACCTCAGATGGTTCAAAAGGGCGACATGCTTTCGGTCAGCGATGTGCTCGATATCCTTGCGGTTGATTTGGCCGGTGTTGTGCCGGAGGATGAATCGGTGGTAACCTCCTCCAATAGAGGAGAACCTCTGACCCTCGGGGATGAATCTCCTGCCGCTAAAGCTTTCGCAAACATTGCGGGACGTATTGTAGGCGAAGAAATACCTTTCATGGATATGGAGCATCTCTCTAAAGGCGGCATCCTGGACGGCTTCCGAAAGCTGTTTTTAAGGAAGTAGGGATAAATCGATGACTTTTTTGGATACAATATTTGGGAAGAAAAAATCCCAGTCCGTCGCTAAAGAAAGGCTTCAATTGGTTTTGATCCACGATAGGTCAGACATATCCCCAGAGGTAATGGAGCGACTCAGACAGGACCTTATCTCTGTTATATCGTCCTACATGGACGTAGACACGGAAAACATAGAGATGGATTTCGATAGAGAGGGTAAAAAAGTCGCCTTAGTGGCGAATATACCTGTTACCTGCATGAAAAGGACTAAAAGAGGGGGAGATGATGTCTGAGGAGAGAGGGTCTTCGGTTGGACTTCTTAAATCCATCGATATCCCCCTCATTATAGCGGTTTTGGCCTTGACCTCCATAGGCATTATGTCAATATACAGTGCCGCATCGGGAGTTAACGTCAGCGGCTTGGCTCTCGCCCGTCGCCAGCTGGTCTGGGGCGGGCTTTCCCTTTTGGTTTCCCTCCTGATAGTAAAAATTGGATATAAATCTATCGTTAAGTCAAGTTACGTTCTATATGTAATTTTAATAATTTGCCTCCTGTTCGTGATGGCTCAAGGGGAGGTCTCAAAGGGAGCTCTTAGGTGGATTTCCATCGGACCTATAAGGATACAGCCTTCGGAGCCAGGTAAAATACTGCTATCTTTGTTTCTCGCTAAATTTATGGCCTACAAAGAGATGACCGAACTAGTCGATTTCGCCAAGGTCTGGGCCCTCGGCGGTTTATCCGCCTTTCTGATACTGATACAGCCCGATTTAGGGACCTCTTTGGTCTATTTCACCGTGATCTTTTCCGCCTTGATAGTGGGAGGAGCCAGAAAAAGACATCTGTTAGGGCTTATAGGAATTGGGCTAGCTATGTTGCCCTTTGCTTGGCATGGATTGAAATCCTACCAAAAACAGAGGTTGCTGGTTTTTATTAACCCTGAGGCCGACCCACTCGGTGCGGGCTATAACGTCATACAGTCTCGAATAGCGGTAGGGTCCGGCTCTCTCTGGGGAAAGGGTTTTATGAACGGCACCCAGAGCAAGTTAAAATTTCTTCCAGAGCCTCACACCGATTTTATTTTCAGTGTCTTTTCCGAGGAGTGGGGGTTCTTGGGATGTCTTTTAGTACTTGCCCTGTTCGCTTTCGTCATGTGGAGAATGATCTCCATAGCGATAAAAAGCAAAGACCGTAGGGGTAAGGTGCTAGTAGGTGCCTTGACTGGATGGATCTGGTTTCAGACCGTAGAGTCGGTCGGAATGAGCATGGGAATCCTTCCTGTTACCGGTGCCCCCCTTCCCTTTTTGAGCTACGGCGGAAGTGCCCTTGTGTCGGTCTTTATAGCCATAAGTCTGGTTATCAGCGTGGGATTGACCGACGAAAGGGAGAGGAATCAGTACGATATATAGATGATGGATGATGGGAGCTAATTTTATGGTTTTTAAAGAATGGAACGACCGAAGATGGGATGCTATGGCTTCGGTCAGTCGTCCCTCTCGTTACGCCGGAGGAGAATGGGGAAAAATTGCCCCTAAAGAGAGCCCTTCTCTGAGGATGTGCCTATGTTTCCCCGACGTGTACGAAGTTGGAATGAGCTACCTTGGGTTTCAACTTTTGTACGATATGATAAAAAAAATAGACGAAATTGACGTGGAAAGAGCTTATTGTCCATGGATAGACATGGAAAAAGAGATGAGACACAGAGGTGTCCAACTTGGGTCTCTGGAAAGCGATCGATTTTTAAGCGATTTTGACGTTGTCGGTTTTACGCTCCAGTACGAACTTTCCTTTACCAATATACTGACGATGTTGGACCTAGGGGGCATTCCTTTGAAATCGGAGGACAGAGGGGATAGCGCTCCTTTAGTTATAGCCGGAGGTCCAGGGGCTCTTTCACCGGAGCCTATCTCCGACTTCGTAGACCTATTCTGCTTAGGAGATGGAGAGGCTATGTTGCCCGATCTACTTCTCATGCTTTCGGAGACCAAAGGCATGAACAGACAGGACCGGCTCAAGTTGGCCTCCGAGATACCTGGAGTCTACGCTCCTTCCGTTCTTAACTGGGAATTCTCCCCTCTAGGTGCATCTTTTTCCGGTATTTACGCCCCTTTTCGCCGGGTAATAGCTCCTGACATGGACTCTATCTGTCCTGACTCGGCTATAGTCCCTTCCTCTAGCATACTGCACGATCGTATTGCCGTCGAGCTTTTCAGAGGATGCTCCAGAGGATGTAGGTTCTGTCAGGCGGGAATGATATACAGGCCTATAAGGGAAAGGTCTCCCGAAAAGGTGGTGGAGACCGTAAGACGTTTAGCGGACTCCACCGGATGGGACGAGATCAGCTTGGTATCTCTGGCTAGTTGTGACTATCCCCACATAGAGGAGACTATCATGTCTTTAAAGCCTCTTATGGAGGAAAAGGACATGAAACTCAGCCTTCCCAGTCTCAGAATGGACAACTTCTCCCTCTCCCTTGCCTCCGGTCTCGACGTGATGAAAAAAAGCGGTCTGACCTTAGCTCCAGAGGGAGGGACCCAGAGGATAAGGGACGTCATAAACAAAGGGGTTTCCGAGGAGAACGTGGAGGAATCCATTAGATCGGCCTTCGATCACGGATGGGAGAGGATGAAGCTTTATTTCATGATGGGCCTTCCTACTGAGACCTACGACGATCTAAAGGGAATTATAGACATCGCAGAGAGAGCCGTTGCCATAGGAAGATCTATGAAGAGGAGAGCGGACATAACCGTTTCGGTAGCCGGATTTGTACCTAAACCTCATACCCCTTTTCAGTGGGAGCCTCAGGACAGCATGGAGAGTTTCAGGGAGAAGGGAAGATGGCTAAAGGGTAGGGTTAAAAACAGAAAAATATCCCTTAAATACCACGAGCCATCTCAGTCCTTCATAGAAGGGGTTATGGCCAGAGGAGACCGCAGGCTTAGCGAGGTCATCGAGAGAGCGTGGAAAATCGGAGCTAGATTCGACGGTTGGTCCGAGACCTTCAACCTATCCATCTGGCAACAGGCTTTCTCCGACTGTTCCGTAGACCCAGCTTGGTATGCCAACAGGGAGAGACCTAAGGACGAGGCCTTCCCCTGGGATCACATAGACTGCGGGGTTACCAGGGAGTTTTTGTGGAGGGAAAGGGAGAAATCTAAATTAGAGGCCCTTACCGTCGACTGTCGAAGTGGCTCCTGCTCTGGCTGTGGATGGCAGTCCAACGGCTGTAACTGGTCTCATGGAGGTAAAGAAAATGGCTAGAGTCAGGATGCTTTTCTCAAAAAGAGGCCCTTTTTGCTTCATCCGTCACGTCGACCTGCCTCAGATCCTCTCTAGATCGGCCAGACGGGCGGGCATGGCGATAGACCAGACGGAAGGATTTTCTCCCCACCCTAAAATATCCCTTGGCCCAGCCCTTCCTGTAGGGGT
The uncultured Dethiosulfovibrio sp. genome window above contains:
- the minE gene encoding cell division topological specificity factor MinE, with the protein product MTFLDTIFGKKKSQSVAKERLQLVLIHDRSDISPEVMERLRQDLISVISSYMDVDTENIEMDFDREGKKVALVANIPVTCMKRTKRGGDDV
- the rodA gene encoding rod shape-determining protein RodA; translated protein: MSEERGSSVGLLKSIDIPLIIAVLALTSIGIMSIYSAASGVNVSGLALARRQLVWGGLSLLVSLLIVKIGYKSIVKSSYVLYVILIICLLFVMAQGEVSKGALRWISIGPIRIQPSEPGKILLSLFLAKFMAYKEMTELVDFAKVWALGGLSAFLILIQPDLGTSLVYFTVIFSALIVGGARKRHLLGLIGIGLAMLPFAWHGLKSYQKQRLLVFINPEADPLGAGYNVIQSRIAVGSGSLWGKGFMNGTQSKLKFLPEPHTDFIFSVFSEEWGFLGCLLVLALFAFVMWRMISIAIKSKDRRGKVLVGALTGWIWFQTVESVGMSMGILPVTGAPLPFLSYGGSALVSVFIAISLVISVGLTDERERNQYDI
- the minD gene encoding septum site-determining protein MinD; protein product: MDARVIVVTSGKGGVGKTTTTANVSMALAKRGYKVVAVDADIGLRNLDVILGLENRILYNLVDVVEGTCSLRQAMVKDKRVEGLYMLPAAQTRTKDSVLPEQMKSLCDELKKDFDFVVLDSPAGIEGGFQNAAAGAREALVVTTPDVSAVRDADRIIGMLESLGKMPIKLIVNRIRPQMVQKGDMLSVSDVLDILAVDLAGVVPEDESVVTSSNRGEPLTLGDESPAAKAFANIAGRIVGEEIPFMDMEHLSKGGILDGFRKLFLRK
- the minC gene encoding septum site-determining protein MinC, which gives rise to MEVLTNKETSAVLLKGSGNGLRLIIPDDVPIDKVVEDARLLLKEASAMVSGMDIIVDTGTRPVGEQELIFLLQHLIWAECLRVSFWRCENSATNELISKGGFKLEIPPAQINSQDYDALVIDRSLRSGQRISHPGDVLVMGNVHDGAEVSANGNVCVFGRLSGVVHAGADGDDRRFITADNFNARQIRIGNKVSNDVDLSDHSWWGRPVIISVERGSFQITERK
- a CDS encoding TIGR03960 family B12-binding radical SAM protein, giving the protein MVFKEWNDRRWDAMASVSRPSRYAGGEWGKIAPKESPSLRMCLCFPDVYEVGMSYLGFQLLYDMIKKIDEIDVERAYCPWIDMEKEMRHRGVQLGSLESDRFLSDFDVVGFTLQYELSFTNILTMLDLGGIPLKSEDRGDSAPLVIAGGPGALSPEPISDFVDLFCLGDGEAMLPDLLLMLSETKGMNRQDRLKLASEIPGVYAPSVLNWEFSPLGASFSGIYAPFRRVIAPDMDSICPDSAIVPSSSILHDRIAVELFRGCSRGCRFCQAGMIYRPIRERSPEKVVETVRRLADSTGWDEISLVSLASCDYPHIEETIMSLKPLMEEKDMKLSLPSLRMDNFSLSLASGLDVMKKSGLTLAPEGGTQRIRDVINKGVSEENVEESIRSAFDHGWERMKLYFMMGLPTETYDDLKGIIDIAERAVAIGRSMKRRADITVSVAGFVPKPHTPFQWEPQDSMESFREKGRWLKGRVKNRKISLKYHEPSQSFIEGVMARGDRRLSEVIERAWKIGARFDGWSETFNLSIWQQAFSDCSVDPAWYANRERPKDEAFPWDHIDCGVTREFLWREREKSKLEALTVDCRSGSCSGCGWQSNGCNWSHGGKENG